The genomic stretch AACACAATGCTCATCATGACAGTGTCAACCTGAACTGCTCTAcataaacattttctgtgatcTTCATTACGTTGCCTATTTCAACATGACAGTATTACCACTTTTTCACAAATCGaactgcacggcctgctgcttagccacgttccgctgctgctgcactccagCGGTCGCGACACACCCTgacatgcacaggggtgcgagggcccttcatcacggcttgcggttttaatttaatttaaattaatttttgtatatatttttttttaacatggccctaatcctccgtcgtacaaacaaaacattcacattaatattttaatttaaaaaaatgttgaaaaagtcttttggtaaaaaataaaatacgttGCATATGTATATGTGATTAATGTTATAAAGTCAGATATGTGAACTTTGATTTTGTAGTTTAGCGGAACGAATCGTTTGAAGCACCGGAAGTCCTTGTCCACAACATCCGGTCCCGTGTCAGGTCAAAATGCTCGCCCTGAGAGGGTTACAGAGGCTAAAGCCGGTTTTATCGACACATGGAAACAAAAGTAAGACTCCTTAACGTCTCTGAGGATATAGTAAAGATGTTATTTACGGTGACGTTAACTGTAACTTTGATTCAAAGAGTTTAAACTACAGATAAAGTCAGcgatgctaacattagcatgcgaGCTAACGttctgttgttgaatgtgatcctGCAGGTTTGAGGACAATCACAGCCTCTTCAGAAGCTGCCCAGCACAAAGATGACGTAGTATGTCTTTATGTTCACTGGATAATAATTGCTTACTTTATAATGTACAGATTAATGatgatttatctttattgttAAGCTCGTGAAGATGGAGAACCCGTACAAAGATCCACAGAAAGGATGCATCCTCTGCAACGTGACTGTGGACTTTAAAAACGTCCAGGTGAGGACAGTGAGGAACCTTTAACTGTATTATTTAAGATCCCATACCCTCCTCATGTATTTATCTTCCATGCTGTCAGTCTGTGAAGCCTAAAGAGAAGCTGTGCATCATCACATTACCTCCTTAGTTATCTGATACTGGTGACAGAAATATTCTTCAGATGGAGAAAATGATTTACTAATGAGACAACTTCACACCTGCAGGCGAGGTTTTCAGTTGTTTCATGTCTTGTGTCAGATTCAGAGCTGATCCTGCTGTTGGAgtgtttaaaactttaaaaagctgtttgacAACCTCTATGAACTCTGACCTTTGGTtacctcctccagctgctgtctcAGTTCATCTCTCCTCACACGGGCAGGATTTACGGCCGACACCTCACAGGTGAGCAGCTGAGAGTGAAGCCGTCTCACGTTCACGTCTTTGTGTTTGCACGCTGGTTCACGTCGTCcctttgttttgtctctcagGCTTGTGTGGAAGGAAACAAAAGGAAGTGTCTAAAGCGATTAAGAAAGCTCACTCCATGGGTAAatgttcagtaaataaatcatTCTTTAAAGTCAAGTTTTCACCTGAAATCTGATCATtt from Labrus bergylta chromosome 17, fLabBer1.1, whole genome shotgun sequence encodes the following:
- the mrps18c gene encoding 28S ribosomal protein S18c, mitochondrial; its protein translation is MLALRGLQRLKPVLSTHGNKSLRTITASSEAAQHKDDVLVKMENPYKDPQKGCILCNVTVDFKNVQLLSQFISPHTGRIYGRHLTGLCGRKQKEVSKAIKKAHSMGFMSVTHKHPQFMKDPNICNVKQLE